The genomic interval GGGCAAATAAGCAGTTTATTAATTTTCAGCTTGATTGGCTGTGAATTTTTTTCGTGCTTCCGGCATCTCACATAGCAAGATTTCTGGCATGGAAGTGGTGGCTTCGATTGTTGGTGGACTAGTTGTAGAAACTGGCCGGCTTTTCTTTGGCTGTATCCATTCTACGACCAACACTATCAAAGTCAGATCAAACCTCGATGCTTTGGAGAAGGGGACGAGATCCCTTAGGACTCTACAAGAAGAACTCATAAATCAATCGGAATTAGCTATGAGAAAAGGAAAAGTGCCAGATACTCCAGTTACGGAATGGATTAAGACGGTTGAGGAGTTTTTGCCTAAAGTCCATCAGATTCAAGCTGTAAATCTTCCTCGACATTCCTTGAATTGCAGTAAGCGGAATAAAATAAGCAAGAAAGTGGTAGAAATGCTCAAAGAGATAGAAAGGCTTATACTAGCTGGAGGATCCCACCTTGGTAAAGTTGCTGTCAGTTGTTCAGCACCCACAGTAGTGGAGCATATTCCTGGACCTCCAATTCGAGATCAAACGATGGCATCTACAATGTTAGCCAAAACTATGACTCTGTTGTCTGATGATGGGATCGGGAGAATTGGGGTTTGGGGAATGGGTGGGATAGGGAAGACTACTCTGGTAAGAAATTTGAACAATGAGCTCAAGAATACTTCGATGCAGCCTTTCAGCATCGTGATATGGATCACGGTTTCCAGGAACTCGGACGTATCAAAGGTCCAAAGAGAAATAGCTGCGAGATTGAATTTGGGGGCTAGAATGGGAGAAAGCCTGGAGAGAATGGCTATCCAACTTCATCACAGGCTTGAGGAGGAGAAATTTCTTCTCATTCTAGATGACGTTTGGGAGAAAATTGACTTGGACAGTTTGGGCATCCCACAGCCTGAAGTTCAAAAGGGTTCTAAGATCATATTGACTTCTCGATTTTTGGATGTTTGTAGGTATATGATGACAGATGTGGAACTTAAAGTGGATTGTTTAGGCGATGAAGAAGCTTGGCAATTGTTTACTCGACATGCAGGGAATGTGGTTAGTCTGGAACATATTAGACCATTCGCAGAAGTAATTACTAGAGAATGTTGCGGATTACCTCTAGCCATCATCATTGTGGGAGCTGCCATGAGAGGAAAGACAATGGTCCAGCTGTGGGAGCATGCCTTGTACGAGTTGCAAAGATCAGTGCCTTGTACAGGAAGCGTGGAGGACAAGGTCTATAAGCCTTTGAAGTGGAGTTACGACTCATTAGaaggtaaaaacaaaaaaccttgTTTCCTGTATTGCGCTTTGTTTCCCGAAGACTTCTCAATTGAGATAAGTGAACTAGTATGGTGTTGGCGTGCGGAAGGTTTGATTGATGAACAAGAAAACTATGAGGATTCATTCAATAGAGGAATTTCCTTGATTGAAAATCTCAAGGATTCTTGTTTGTTGGAAGATGGTGCCCGTCAGGGCACTGTGAAGATGCATGACGTTGTTCGTGATGTTGCTATATGGATTTCATCCTCGTCTGAGGATGGATGTAAATCCCTTGTGCGTTCAGGGATTAGCTTGAGCGAGATCTCAGCTTTTGAGCTATCGAATTCTCTCAAAAGAGTTTCTTTCATGAAGAACAAGATAATAAGGCTACCTGATTGTGTGCTACAATGTTCAGGGGCCTCAACTTTGCTACTACAAGGTAATCCTCCCCTTGATAGAATTCCTGAGAGATTCCTGCAAGGATTTGAAGCACTCAGAGTCCTGAATATGAGTGGAACTCGCATTCAGTCATTGCCTCTCTCTCTACTTCAACTTGGTGACCTACGTGCTCTCATTTTGAGGGATTGCTTCTTCCTTGAAGAACTACCCTCACTGGAAGGGCTTAGTAGACTTGAAGTGCTAGATCTCTCTGCCACCCCTATCGGAGAATTGCCAGGAGGGACTGGAAACTTGAGCAACTTGAGGCAACTAAACTTATGCCGTACTCGCCTTCTCAAAACCATTCAAGCTGGAATTTTATCCAAGTTGTCTTGTTTAGAGGTTCTGGATATGACACTCAGTGGTTACCAATTGAGAGTGAAGAGAGTCTCAGAAATGGAGCAGGCATCTTTTGAAGAGCTGGGATGCCTTGAGCGATTGCTGGCTTTATGCATCAGATTGAAGAGGATACCTTGTCCCGACTCTGAAGATCTTTCCTggataaatagattaaaaagATTCCAACTTTTCATCGGCCCAGAAGCCATCTCCTTAAAGAGTAGGCATGACACAAGGATGGTAACTATCGGCGGTCTTGATCTTTCTGGAGAACGGATTGGGTGGCTGTTGGGTAATGCAAGTTCGCTTGTCTTATTTACTTGTTGGGGATTGAATGAAATGCTAAAAGACTTGGTGATCAACAATGTTGGCAGCTTTGCTGGTTTAAAATCACTTACTATTGCAAGGTCTGACAGCAGTTTTGCAAAACGAGGAGGAGGACATGCGGTCCGTTGTGACCTACTACCAAATTTGGAGGAACTTCATCTCGAGCAGCTGACTTGCATAGAAAGCATTTCTGAACTTGTTGAGCATCTCGGGCTGAGATTTCTTAGACTAAAATTAATGGAAGTAACCCGATGTAAGCAAATGAAAGATCTTCTCTGTTGTGGTTTCTCCATTATCACCCTGCCAAGACTAGAAGTAATCAAGATAAGCTACTGTCCCGAGTTTGAAGCGCTCTTTAACTGTCATGCAATGCAGGGTACGACTCCAGATACTGTTGTTCCAAACTTACGGAAACTGAAATTGGAGGATGTTCCCAAATTAAGGACTCTTTGCAGAGACCAAGAGACATGGCCGCGTCTAGAGCAGGCTGAGTTTATCAATTGTAATCGTCTTAGGAAGCTGCCTCTTACTGAAAAAAATGCAGATAACATACAAGAAATTAGAGGAGAAACAGAATGGTGGGACGCATTGATGTGGGATACCGATTCAACGAAATCAAGTCTGCAGCCTTATTTTCATCCAGCTGAGCCCCGGGTAAGTACGTGTCAGACCCGGTCTAATTTTAAGAGAGAATAGCCCAGAGAAGAAGATGGCGTACGTAGGGCAACTAAACTCATCCTAAAAAGCATTGAAGCTGGGATTGTATCCAGCCAGGTCGGTGGATATGTAACGCAGAAGTTAAGTTAGCAGTTGAGGAACAGAAATCATTTGGAAGAGCTCCTATGCACGACCCGCTGTTGTCTCCCAACACCTGGCTTTTATAGATAGCATTTCACTCAGAAACAGAGAGCATTGGTATTTACTTTATCAAAAGCTTagccaaatataaaatatgataaatgttATCAAAAGAAAGCTTCAATGAATTAGCCAAAAAGATAAGTGCAAAGTTTTGAGTCACATtcgtttcttcaaatttgaagggttAATGTTCACCTATCAAATCTAttgtttattcacttttaatttcCAACGAtctttttattcacgtttaatctccaaccgtcttgtaataataatgtaagaatcaaattaaattattaattagcatacgattagtgtaattataaaatatgaaaaaaaaatattattattaaaataaattatattatattattattttgatgaattcaatagctaatctaatgtagagttATGGATAAggaagttttaaatatataaaaaatatgtacatttcatcaaaatttaaaaataaatttaatgaatccaatgctagtgctcCGAAGATTTATTGgactaaaataaaattgtagtCTTATTAGGAAGCTGAGAGGTCCTACTGAACTGATTGcttaatatttgatattttacatGAAGCTCATACCTCACACCATTGTTGACAACTTTTGAAGCAGCTTTCCCTAATGTcaaaagcagcagcagcagcaaacATTTTCCCCCTAAAACTAATTAACGAAAGAAAGATCACAGACTCACGTACACAGTTTCAGTTTAGTCTAGAAATAAATCCCCCCCGATTTAAACCATCTAAAAACTCAGATGCTAGAATGGGTAgaaatccaatatatatatatatatatgcacaaacCGAATATGAAGCTGGAACACAACATTACTCCAACATCTCTTCATCTCAGCAAAATGCCAGAGCGATAAtagaacaaattttaaaattaatagaataatgaaagtttgaaagagtCATTATGAGATgctattatttacatattacaAACTTAATATAATGTTTGTTATTTACAAAGTCATCAGTAGATTAAAACCAAACAGCACTATCGACATTTCCGCTTCACACTATCCTCTAACTTTCCACCGATTATATTAACACCGCGTTAATGAACCCCTTTggagaataaaagaatatctgCACACCTGAGAAAACGAACGAACACAATAACTCAGCACTGCAAGAAACAAAGAGGGAAACTAATTCAATTATGACCAGAAAAAAGTTACAATACTTGTGCAAATCCATCACTAACCACCCCAAAAGCTCGGTAACCTAGGTTTCGCAAGCATGTGAAAATCCGTCATATAATCATATTATACACCGGCTCTCCGAAcgttcattaatttattaaccTCTATCTACCTTTTTAGTCAGCTCAAGACTATAAATAATGGCTCAAAATGGACTCTCTGGACCAGGCTATCTAAGTCATCTATTACATAAAACATCTCTTTTATGCCTCAAGTTCAAACCAAACCAATACAAagccaaaaaataaacattgcTGCGGGCAATGGTATGACAGTATGTATATGTGTAACGTGTCCTAAACTCCAGAGCAGTGACCTACAAGATAGAATGTCACGCGAATACACTGCATGAAGAAGTTCAATTAAAATCAAGTACTTGGGTAGAAAAGAAGAGGGAGGAAAAAGGAGATCTCAATATATATGAGTGCCAGCATCTTATATTATTAGAATGAACTGACATGAGAACTTCTCACAAGCCTCGATTCCAGACCTTGGGTAACACaggaaaatattattacaatttggAAGTTCCAAATAAATGTGATCTCTATTTTAACTTGAAATGAAGGTCTAAAACCCAGGTGTGAAAAACAGGTGTACAATAAAGTGAGCAAGTAACATTCTTGTGCTGATATTAGATGGATTGGTGTGGTTGATGCATTGCCAATACCCTACAATGGCATAAAACTTCAAAGTATGTGTCAAAGAACTATCGTACCACTCTCAAAATTGCTAACTAATAAAGTAATCCATACACATTTTTACCAGATAGCAGGCTAATAGACACCAATAAGTTCAGCaacttcattattttatgtCTGACAGACTATTTAAAtcattaacaaagaaaaaacaattaggAAAAAGCATACCTCTAATCAAACTCAACACCttcatcttcaaaatgattCTCCATTTTTAGGCTTTCTTTGTTACTATTTACAAGCTTGAGTTGAGCCTCCACTTTGAAGctctctctattatttacaatctCAAGCCTAGTCTTTGTTTTTGGGCtgtcattattatttacaaagcTGTTGGTTTCTACTGGCATACGAGGACCATCTGATTCAGTTTCTTCGATGCCATTGTGAAATTCTGCCAGTGAAGCACCACTGTCAGTCACAGAATCAAGAGAGCCAGAGCTGCTCCTGCGTGAAAACCTGCCATTTGCCAACAGACCAGGTCTCTGTTGCTGAAGTCGCCCATTAAGATTGCACTCCAGAGCAGGGTTCCTGTATGACAAGGTAAATGGTGCTTCATAAATGCCAATATGGCCCCTCACTGTTGGGCACAAAGACAATATACAAGTGAATATAAGCAAAAGATACTACTATGCACATTAagcaaaacatatacttttgtttgtttgataAGCGGCATGCCACCAGTTGGGTCTTAATTCCAATACATCCCCTTCTTACTGAAGGTGTTATTTAAGCTATGGCTCAAGCAAAATACAGAATCAACAGATATCAAGTTTTATACAAGATTTAAGTACTTCAAGTATGATAATATGAAGAATCAGGTACCCCAAAATTGAAATCAaagctgattttttttattggtgaaaaCATAATCGATGTCATGCAAGTAGTCGAATTTCcagaaataagtaaataaataaactcacaaaactTGTGCACCTTGTTTGCTGGATTTTTGGGGTCGAAAGATAGTCGAAAACTGGAACCAAGCCTTTTGACCTTGCTTCAATCACACAAGTTGGAATCCTTTCAATTTCGATTTCCCCCCCAGAAGCATTTTCTTCATCCCTTTTGGGGCCTCCCACCATCATCGACTGAAAGTATATCTGGCAagcaaaagtaaaagaaaagggACACatcaaaaatcaaagaaaatgcatgcatgaatgacataaacaaaacatattccGTTCCAGCAGAAGACAGATATACCTCAGGTTTTGCCCACAATGGTGCCCGAGGTTGATGCATCTGTAGTTCAGCTTCTGATATATAGAAATGGTGCTTCTCCTCGGGACTGATCTTTGCCTTTGCAAATGTACCCCCAGCTTCAGGATAGATGCTATTTCCCTTCCTCACTCCTttggaatatattttattgCTGTCTGAGTTTCCATTCTCACCATATATGTCAATattatcttctctctctcttcggtTATGTTTCTGACATATATTCCACTTTTGGATAGCCTCGATGACTAATCTTGCATCACATTCTGGTG from Juglans regia cultivar Chandler chromosome 2, Walnut 2.0, whole genome shotgun sequence carries:
- the LOC108999376 gene encoding disease resistance protein At4g27190-like translates to MEVVASIVGGLVVETGRLFFGCIHSTTNTIKVRSNLDALEKGTRSLRTLQEELINQSELAMRKGKVPDTPVTEWIKTVEEFLPKVHQIQAVNLPRHSLNCSKRNKISKKVVEMLKEIERLILAGGSHLGKVAVSCSAPTVVEHIPGPPIRDQTMASTMLAKTMTLLSDDGIGRIGVWGMGGIGKTTLVRNLNNELKNTSMQPFSIVIWITVSRNSDVSKVQREIAARLNLGARMGESLERMAIQLHHRLEEEKFLLILDDVWEKIDLDSLGIPQPEVQKGSKIILTSRFLDVCRYMMTDVELKVDCLGDEEAWQLFTRHAGNVVSLEHIRPFAEVITRECCGLPLAIIIVGAAMRGKTMVQLWEHALYELQRSVPCTGSVEDKVYKPLKWSYDSLEGKNKKPCFLYCALFPEDFSIEISELVWCWRAEGLIDEQENYEDSFNRGISLIENLKDSCLLEDGARQGTVKMHDVVRDVAIWISSSSEDGCKSLVRSGISLSEISAFELSNSLKRVSFMKNKIIRLPDCVLQCSGASTLLLQGNPPLDRIPERFLQGFEALRVLNMSGTRIQSLPLSLLQLGDLRALILRDCFFLEELPSLEGLSRLEVLDLSATPIGELPGGTGNLSNLRQLNLCRTRLLKTIQAGILSKLSCLEVLDMTLSGYQLRVKRVSEMEQASFEELGCLERLLALCIRLKRIPCPDSEDLSWINRLKRFQLFIGPEAISLKSRHDTRMVTIGGLDLSGERIGWLLGNASSLVLFTCWGLNEMLKDLVINNVGSFAGLKSLTIARSDSSFAKRGGGHAVRCDLLPNLEELHLEQLTCIESISELVEHLGLRFLRLKLMEVTRCKQMKDLLCCGFSIITLPRLEVIKISYCPEFEALFNCHAMQGTTPDTVVPNLRKLKLEDVPKLRTLCRDQETWPRLEQAEFINCNRLRKLPLTEKNADNIQEIRGETEWWDALMWDTDSTKSSLQPYFHPAEPRVSTCQTRSNFKRE